The following nucleotide sequence is from Nesterenkonia xinjiangensis.
GTGACAGGCGTCAGCGTGTAGTCCCCGCTCAACAGGTCCCCGGCGCCCAGGGCGCGGGTGATGACGTTGCGGTTCGGGTGGTCCCGGATCTCCTCGGCGGTGATGATCCCGGACTCGAACATCTCCTGGACCTGCGAGTGATCCCGGGTGAGCTGACGCAGCGTACCGTCCTGGTGCAGGTAGGTGCGCGAATCACCGATGTTGAACACGAGCCACTGGAGCTGGTCCTGGGCCTCCACCAGCACGGCCCCGGTCAGCGTGGTCCCGGCCTTGGCGCCGGTGGCCTCCCGGATCCGCTCGTCGGCGTCGTCGAGGAAGGCCTGCAGATCGACCTGGCTGATCGGCCCGGGCGCCGCGTCCCAGCCCTCCGCGAGCGCCTGGACGGCCAAGGCGGAGGCCACCTCTCCGGCTTCATGGCCGCCCATCCCGTCAGCGACGGCGAACAGCGAGTCTGTGACCACCGAGGAGTCCTCGTTGAGCTCCCGGCGCAGGCCGACATGAGAGCCGTACCCGTAGTCCAGGTACAGGCCGCCGTCGGGGCTCGGCTGCTGCTCGTCACTCATGGTCGTCGTCTGCCCTTCACCGAGTGGGTCGTCGAAGGCGCGGCTGTGCGCCAGAACACCAGACCATCATGTCACGGTCAGGTCACGCACCACAGCATTGCGACCTGCCCGCCTGCGGCCGCATCTCGGCTCGTCACCGGGGTCACGGTCTCGCTGGGAAAGGTCGGCCGCCACAGCCGAGGCTCACGCACCCTCCGACTTGCAGAACATTGATTACATCTATTCTGATAAGGTCACCCTTTGCTGCCAGCCTGTCTATTTCGCAACATATTCATGCGCAAAGCTTGCGAGCCACAGTGGAGGAACGATGGACCGCACCGCGCCCGGCACCCGTGAGGCGCCTCCGCCCCGATTCGCCGAATCCCCGAACCGGCTCTTCCTCACCCGCGTGCACGGCACGACCCGACTCTCACCGGGCTTCCTCCGCATCACCCTGCGCAGCGAGTCCCTGCGCCGCTTCGCTCCCCTGGGGCTGGACCACCGGTTCAAGATCCTGCTGCCCTCCGAGGACGACGGATTCGCTCCCGAACTCGCGGAGGATCTGCTCCCGGAGTCCCGGTGGCGCCGACGCTGGCGGGACTTGCCTGCCCGCCGACGGCCCCTGCTCCGGAGCTACACGGTCAGCGCAGCCCGCCCCGCAGCCGGAGAGCTCGACGTCGACGTCCATCTCCACGCCCACCCCGGCCCTGCCGCACGGTGGGCGTCCCTGGCCCGCCCCGGGGACGCACTGGTCATCTCCGGCGCCGAAGCGTCACAGAGCCGGCTCGAGCGCTGCGTGCAGTGGACACCAGGCGGGGCCCGCAAGGCGTGGATCGGCGGCGACGAGTCCGCCGCCCCCGCAATCCTCGGCATCCTTGCGGGCCTCAGCCGCCCCCACGTGCACGACGACGCCTCCGCTCCGCACCGGCATCTCGGGACCCTGGAGGTGACCGTCACGGCGGAGGCTGAGGCGCCCGAGGACGCCGCCTGGATCCGCAGCTGCCTGCAGGCCCACACAGCGGCCCTCCCCGGCGCCTCGTTCGAGGTCATCTGCCGGCCGGATGCGGCTCGCGGCGAGGCGCTTCATCGTTCAGCGGCACACTGGCTCACCCGCGAGCTCGGTCCCGACAGTGCGTCGGAGGCCGCCGTCGGCCCTCCGGACATCGCCGACCTCTACGCCTGGGCAGCCACAGAGAGCTCCCAGGTCGCGGCGCTCAAGCGTCGGCTCCGCCTCGCAGGGCTCCCCGCGGCCCAGATCCAGGCGCAGGCCTATTGGACTCAGCGCCCGTCCCGCCCGTCCCTCCAGCCTTCGCCCGAGCCCGGCTTCCCATACCCCTCCGGCTTCCCATACCCCCTCCCACGACATCGAACAGAGGCATGATGACCCACACCGACCTGTCCCGCACTCCCGTCGAGGAGGCCGTCCAGAGCTCTGACCCCGCTCGGCTCCGGCTGATCAGCGTCACGGTCGCCGTCGCGGCGCTCAGCCTGGTCACGGCGTGCAGCGCCTCACCCGAGGAACCCGCCTCCTCCGAGGAGGGCCCCGGAGCCGCCCAGACGAGAACGATCGACCATGCCCGCGGCGAGACGCCCGTGCCCGACGACCCGGAGCGGATCGTCGTCCTGGAGCCGGTCCAGCTGGACACCGCCGTCGCCCTGGGACGGGCGCCGGTGGGTGCTGCCGTGCTGGATGAATCCACCGGTGCCCCCGAATACCTGGGCGACGACGTCGCAGACCTCACCACAGTGGGCACCGTCCCCGAGCCCGATGTGGAACGCATCGCCGCTCTGGAACCTGATGTCATTCTGGGCACCGAGTCCCGGCACTCCGCGATCTATGACCGCCTCTCCGACATCGCCCCCACCATCTTCATGGAGACCCAGGCGGACCCTTGGGAAGAGAACGTGAAGCTGATCGCCGAGACGCTGGGAGATGCCCAAGGAGGACGTGACCTGCTCGCCGACTATCGGGACCGCTGCGAAGAGATCGCCGACGAGCACGACACCGCCGGGGAGACCGCACAGCTGATACGCCCTCGAGACGCCCGGCTGACCCTCTACGGCCCGATCTCCTTCGCGGGCAGCACCTTGGAATGTGCCGGCTTCACCATCCCCGACCATGACTGGGAGGACATCTCGCTGGACATCTCCCCGGAGAACGTCCGCTCGGGCACCGCCGACCTCGTCCTGGTGACCTCCATCGATGCTGAGGACCCCACCACCATGCCCGAGGCCGTCACGCAGAACTCGGACGCCTTCGAGGACGTGCACCTGGTGGACCAGTCGTTCTGGATCACAGGTGTCGGGCCGCTGGGCGGCCAGGTGGTGCTCGACGACCTCGACGCCATCCTCTCCGAGCGGTGACCGCGGCAGTCGGCACGGCCGCCAGGAGGCCCCGCTCGCAGCATCGGCGGAGGGGCGGCATGATCGCCATTCTGCTCACGGCCGTCCTGCTTCCCGGCGCAC
It contains:
- a CDS encoding ABC transporter substrate-binding protein; this translates as MMTHTDLSRTPVEEAVQSSDPARLRLISVTVAVAALSLVTACSASPEEPASSEEGPGAAQTRTIDHARGETPVPDDPERIVVLEPVQLDTAVALGRAPVGAAVLDESTGAPEYLGDDVADLTTVGTVPEPDVERIAALEPDVILGTESRHSAIYDRLSDIAPTIFMETQADPWEENVKLIAETLGDAQGGRDLLADYRDRCEEIADEHDTAGETAQLIRPRDARLTLYGPISFAGSTLECAGFTIPDHDWEDISLDISPENVRSGTADLVLVTSIDAEDPTTMPEAVTQNSDAFEDVHLVDQSFWITGVGPLGGQVVLDDLDAILSER
- a CDS encoding siderophore-interacting protein, translating into MDRTAPGTREAPPPRFAESPNRLFLTRVHGTTRLSPGFLRITLRSESLRRFAPLGLDHRFKILLPSEDDGFAPELAEDLLPESRWRRRWRDLPARRRPLLRSYTVSAARPAAGELDVDVHLHAHPGPAARWASLARPGDALVISGAEASQSRLERCVQWTPGGARKAWIGGDESAAPAILGILAGLSRPHVHDDASAPHRHLGTLEVTVTAEAEAPEDAAWIRSCLQAHTAALPGASFEVICRPDAARGEALHRSAAHWLTRELGPDSASEAAVGPPDIADLYAWAATESSQVAALKRRLRLAGLPAAQIQAQAYWTQRPSRPSLQPSPEPGFPYPSGFPYPLPRHRTEA
- a CDS encoding PP2C family protein-serine/threonine phosphatase, which translates into the protein MSDEQQPSPDGGLYLDYGYGSHVGLRRELNEDSSVVTDSLFAVADGMGGHEAGEVASALAVQALAEGWDAAPGPISQVDLQAFLDDADERIREATGAKAGTTLTGAVLVEAQDQLQWLVFNIGDSRTYLHQDGTLRQLTRDHSQVQEMFESGIITAEEIRDHPNRNVITRALGAGDLLSGDYTLTPVTAGQRLLVCSDGLTGELTDAQIADILAAGRSPQDTVDWLIHQSLREGGRDNVTVIVVDVRDG